Proteins from a genomic interval of Trifolium pratense cultivar HEN17-A07 linkage group LG6, ARS_RC_1.1, whole genome shotgun sequence:
- the LOC123887986 gene encoding shaggy-related protein kinase theta-like has product MNMMRRLKSIASGRTSISSDPGGDSTIKRAKFDLESGETNRVERGGNNKDKYVDASQGDVSTTSNSNVSAVAKTEKSGCDQLPKELNEMKIKDDKSKNNNEKDMEATIVNGNGTETGQVITTSIGGRDGQPKRIISYAAERVVGTGSFGVVYQAKCVETGESVAIKKVLQDKRYKNRELQVMRMLEHTNVLKLKHCFYSTAEKEDVYLNLVLEYVPETVYRVSKHYVRMHQHMPIIYVQLYMYQICRGLNYMHHVVGVCHRDIKPQNLLVNPASHQLKICDFGSAKMLVPGEPNISYICSRYYRAPELIFGATEYTTAIDVWSAGCVLAELLLGQPIFPGESGVDQLVEIIKILGTPTREEIKCMNPNYTEFKFPQIKAHPWHKIFHKSMPSEAVDLVSRMLQYSPNLRCTALEACAHSFFDDLRDPNVRLPNGQELPPLFDFTAQELAGASDELRRRLIPEHARS; this is encoded by the exons GGTGGGGATTCTACCATAAAAAGAGCCAAGTTTGATCTAGAAAGTGGGGAAACAAATCGTGTTGAAAGAGGCGGAAATAACAAGGATAAGTATGTAGATGCATCGCAAGGAGATGTATCTACTACAAGTAATTCTAATGTTTCTGCTGTGGCTAAAACCGAGAAGTCAGGTTGTGATCAGCTTCCAAAAGAATTAAACGAAATGAAAATTAAAGATGATAAAAGCAAAAACAACAACGAAAAG GATATGGAAGCAACTATTGTGAACGGAAATGGAACCGAAACTGGTCAAGTAATTACAACTTCTATTGGTGGTCGAGATGGACAGCCAAAGAGG ATAATCTCATATGCGGCAGAGCGTGTTGTTGGTACCGGTTCTTTTGGTGTTGTTTATCAG GCTAAGTGCGTTGAAACTGGCGAATCCGTTGCAATAAAGAAAGTCTTACAAGACAAGAGATATAAAAATAGGGAACTCCAGGTTATGCGCATGCTTGAACACACTAATGTTCTTAAACTAAAGCACTGTTTCTACTCGACGGCTGAAAAAGAAGATGTGTACCTTAACTTAGTTTTGGAGTACGTACCTGAAACTGTCTACAGAGTTTCAAAGCACTATGTCAGGATGCACCAACACATGCCTATAATTTATGTGCAACTATACATGTATCAG ATTTGCCGTGGTTTAAATTATATGCATCATGTGGTTGGAGTCTGTCACCGTGACATCAAACCTCAGAATCTATTG GTTAATCCCGCGAGTCATCAGTTAAAGATATGTGATTTTGGTAGTGCAAAAATGTTG GTGCCTGGTGAACCCAACATATCATACATATGCTCACGGTATTATAGAGCTCCTGAACTTATATTCGGTGCAACGGAATACACAACTGCTATTGATGTTTGGTCTGCTGGCTGTGTTTTGGCTGAGCTTCTTCTAGGACAG CCAATTTTTCCTGGAGAGAGTGGGGTTGATCAGTTGGTAGAGATCATTAAG ATTTTGGGAACACCAACAAGAGAAGAAATAAAGTGCATGAATCCAAATTACACTGAATTCAAGTTTCCTCAGATTAAAGCTCACCCATGGCACAAG ATCTTTCACAAAAGCATGCCTTCTGAAGCAGTGGACCTTGTGTCAAGGATGCTTCAGTATTCACCAAATCTACGTTGCACAGCT TTGGAAGCATGTGCACACTCTTTCTTTGATGATCTCCGAGACCCAAATGTACGCTTACCGAATGGGCAAGAACTTCCCCCTTTGTTTGATTTTACAGCTCAAG AGTTGGCAGGCGCATCTGATGAGTTGCGTCGGCGTCTCATTCCTGAGCATGCAAGGAGTTGA
- the LOC123887987 gene encoding pentatricopeptide repeat-containing protein At2g03880, mitochondrial-like — MHKFGSKASVYSHNPFNLMPLIRYIHTTIANSYQSIYHSNQLLNGLSKSGRVDDARKLFEKMSQKDEYSWNTMISGYVNVGRLVEARELFDGFSCRSSITWSSIISGYCKFGCKVEAFDLFRSMRLEGHKPTQFTLGSVLRVCSSLGLILTGEMIHGYVVKNGFESNVFVVTGLVDMYAKCKCISEAEFLFKGLAFDRKNHVLWTAMVTGYAQNGDSHKAVEFFRYMHTHGVESNQYTFPTILTACSSVSAGCFGEQVHVCIVRSGFGCNVYVQSALVDMYAKCGDLNSAKKVLETMEDDDVVSWNSLIVGFVRHGFEQEALLLFKNMHGRNMKIDDYTFPSILNCCVVGSINPRSVHCLIIKTGFENYKLVNNALVDMYAKTMDMNCAYTVFENMLEKDVISWTSLVTGYAQNDSHEESLKIFCDMRVAGVNPDQFIVASILSACAELTLLEFGKQVHSDFIKSGLRSSSSVDNSLVAMYAKCGCLDDADAVFVSMQVKDVITWTALIVGYAQNGKGRDSLRFYDAMISSGTKPDFITFIGLLFACSHAGLVDEGRSYFHQMKKVYGIKPGPEHYACMIDAFGRSGKLDEAKELLDQMDVKPDATVWKSLLAACRVHGNLELGERAATNLFELEPNNAMPYVLLSNMYSAAHKWDDSAKIRKLMKSKGIVKEPGCSWIEINSRVHTFISDDRGHPMEAEIYSKIDEIIVRIKEAGYVPDMNFSLHDMDKEGKEVGLAYHSEKLAVAFGLLAAPPSAPIRIFKNLRVCGDCHSAMKYISRVFTRHVILRDSNCFHHFREGECSCGDYW, encoded by the coding sequence ATGCACAAATTCGGCTCAAAAGCTTCAGTCTATTCTCACAACCCATTCAACCTTATGCCACTTATCCGTTATATCCACACCACCATTGCCAATTCTTATCAATCAATCTACCATTCAAACCAGCTCCTTAATGGATTATCAAAATCCGGTCGAGTTGATGATGCACGTAAACTGTTTGAAAAAATGTCTCAAAAGGATGAATATTCATGGAACACCATGATATCTGGCTATGTTAATGTAGGAAGATTAGTTGAAGCAAGAGAGCTTTTTGATGGGTTTTCATGTAGGAGTTCCATCACATGGTCTTCCATTATATCTGGGTATTGTAAATTTGGGTGTAAAGTTGAAGCTTTTGATTTGTTTAGGTCAATGAGGTTGGAGGGTCATAAACCTACTCAGTTTACTTTAGGGAGTGTTCTGAGAGTGTGTTCATCGTTGGGTTTGATCCTAACTGGGGAAATGATTCATGGGTATGTTGTAAAGAATGGATTTGAATCTAATGTGTTTGTTGTTACTGGACTTGTTGACATGTATGCTAAGTGCAAGTGTATTTCAGAGGCGGAATTTCTTTTCAAGGGGTTGGCTTTTGATAGGAAAAATCATGTCTTGTGGACGGCTATGGTTACTGGTTATGCTCAAAATGGTGATAGTCATAAGGCGGTTGAGTTTTTTCGTTACATGCATACACACGGGGTTGAGTCTAATCAGTATACCTTTCCAACTATTTTGACAGCATGTTCTTCTGTATCAGCTGGTTGTTTTGGTGAACAGGTGCATGTTTGTATTGTAAGAAGTGGTTTTGGGTGCAATGTATATGTTCAAAGTGCATTGGTTGATATGTATGCAAAATGTGGAGATTTAAACAGTGCAAAGAAGGTATTAGAAACTATGGAGGACGACGACGTTGTTTCGTGGAACTCCTTGATAGTTGGATTTGTAAGACATGGGTTTGAACAGGAAGCTctactattatttaaaaatatgcaTGGAAGAAATATGAAGATTGATGATTATACATTCCCATCAATCCTGAATTGTTGCGTAGTAGGTAGTATAAATCCAAGATCTGTTCATTGTTTGATAATCAAAACTGGATTTGAGAATTATAAGCTTGTTAACAATGCTCTTGTTGACATGTATGCCAAAACTATGGACATGAATTGTGCATACACAGTGTTTGAAAATATGCTTGAGAAAGATGTCATCTCATGGACCTCCCTTGTAACCGGTTATGCACAAAATGACTCCCACGAAGAATCACTGAAGATTTTTTGCGACATGAGAGTTGCAGGTGTAAATCCAGACCAATTTATTGTAGCAAGTATTTTGAGTGCCTGTGCAGAATTGACTCTTCTAGAATTTGGTAAGCAAGTGCATTCAGACTTTATTAAATCAGGCCTCAGGTCGTCATCGTCCGTGGATAATTCTCTTGTAGCCATGTATGCAAAATGTGGATGTCTAGATGATGCTGATGCAGTTTTTGTTTCAATGCAAGTTAAAGATGTAATTACTTGGACAGCTCTTATTGTTGGTTATGCTCAGAATGGTAAAGGAAGAGACTCCTTAAGATTTTATGATGCCATGATTTCTAGTGGCACAAAACCAGattttatcacatttatagGATTATTATTTGCTTGTAGCCATGCTGGTCTTGTGGATGAAGGTCGCAGTTACTTTCACCAGATGAAAAAGGTATATGGAATAAAACCTGGCCCTGAACACTATGCCTGCATGATTGACGCTTTCGGACGATCAGGAAAACTCGATGAGGCAAAAGAATTACTagatcaaatggatgtgaaaccAGATGCAACTGTATGGAAATCACTCCTTGCTGCATGTAGAGTGCATGGAAACTTAGAGTTGGGAGAAAGGGCAGCTACAAATCTTTTTGAGTTGGAACCTAATAATGCAATGCCTTATGTTTTGCTATCTAACATGTATTCTGCAGCTCATAAATGGGATGATTCTGCGAAAATTCGAAAGTTGATGAAATCGAAAGGAATAGTGAAGGAGCCTGGATGCAGTTGGATTGAGATAAACAGCAGGGTGCATACGTTCATTTCTGATGATAGAGGCCATCCAATGGAAGCTGAGATTTATTCCAAGATTGATGAAATTATAGTGAGAATTAAGGAAGCCGGTTATGTACCAGATATGAATTTTTCTTTGCATGACATGGATAAAGAGGGAAAGGAAGTTGGTCTTGCTTATCACAGTGAGAAACTGGCTGTTGCTTTTGGATTACTAGCTGCTCCACCAAGTGCACCTATCAGGATATTTAAGAATCTCCGAGTTTGTGGGGATTGTCATTCGGCTATGAAATATATATCGAGAGTTTTCACTCGCCATGTCATCTTGAGGgattcaaattgttttcatcatTTTAGAGAAGGAGAATGTTCTTGTGGGGATTATTGGTAg